Proteins from one Phocoena sinus isolate mPhoSin1 chromosome 8, mPhoSin1.pri, whole genome shotgun sequence genomic window:
- the CABP4 gene encoding calcium-binding protein 4, whose protein sequence is MATEQVRGQHGPDPPPGPQKPSVGVMASSSGAEGLPLTRRKSSKRMKGLRGSRKGTGSSGEQTLTQGPKALGGSKDPSRTGDKQEGPASRRQSHRHRPAPRHDPAQRTYGPLLNRIFGKDRELGPEELDELQAAFEEFDTDRDGYIGYRDLGECMRTLGYMPTEMELIEVSQHVKMRMGGRVDFEEFVEMMGPKLREETAHMLGVRELRIAFREFDRDRDGRITVAELRQAAPALLGEPLVGPELDEMLQEVDLNGDGTVDFDEFVMMLSTH, encoded by the exons ATGGCCACAGAGCAGGTGAGGGGGCAGCATGGCCCAGACCCACCCCCCGGACCCCAGAAGCCCTCTGTGGGGGTCATGGCTTCCAGTAGTGGTGCTGAGGGGCTCCCCTTGACCAGGAGGAAAAGCAGCAAGAGGATGAAGGGGCTCCGAGGGTCCCGGAAGGGCACTGGCAGCTCTGGGGAGCAGACCCTCACGCAGGGCCCCAAGGCCCTGGGGGGCAGCAAGGACCCCTCTAGGACTGGAGACAAGCAGGAGGGGCCAGCCTCTCGTCGCCAGTCCCACCGGCATCGTCCTGCCCCCCGGCACGATCCTGCTCAGAGGACATACGGGCCCCTGCTCAACCGCATCTTTGGGAAG GACCGCGAGCTGGGCCCCGAGGAGCTGGATG AGCTTCAGGCTGCCTTCGAGGAGTTTGACACGGACCGCGATGGTTACATCGGCTACCGGGACCTGGGCGAGTGCATGCGGACACTGGGCTACATGCCCACGGAGATGGAGCTCATCGAGGTCTCTCAGCATGTCAAGATGCGAA TGGGTGGCCGCGTGGACTTCGAGGAGTTTGTGGAGATGATGGGCCCGAAGCTGAGGGAGGAGACGGCGCACATGCTGGGGGTGCGGGAGCTGCGCATCGCCTTCCGCGAG TTTGACAGGGACAGGGATGGGCGAATCACGGTGGCAGAGCTGCGACAGGCAGCACCGGCTCTGCTTGGGGAGCCGCTGGTGGGTCCTGAGCTGGACGAGATGCTTCAAGAAGTGGACCTCAATGGGGACGGCACCGTAGACTTTGATG AGTTTGTGATGATGCTTTCTACCCACTGA
- the GPR152 gene encoding probable G-protein coupled receptor 152, which translates to MDTAMEVNLGAAGHGPRTELDDEDYPQGGWDTVFLVALLLLGLPANGLMAWLAGSQARQGAGTRLALLLLSLALSDFLFLAAAAFQILEIQHGGHWPLGTAACRFYYFLWGVSYSSGLFLLTALSLDRCLLALCPRWYPGHRPARLPLWVCAGVWVLATLFSVPWLVFPEAAVWWYDLVICLDFWDSEELPLRMLEILGGFLPFLLLLVCHVLTQAAACRTCRRQPGSTACRGFARVAKTVLSAYVVLRLPYQLAQLLYLAFLWDLYPGYLLWEALVYSDYLILLDSCLSPFLCLLASADLRTLLHTVLSSFAAALCEERPGSFTPAEPQTQAASGDQTVPGPVAEAQPQVNPTAQPLLESAAQPQSDSLVQPQLNPRAQPQENHEAQPQLDAGAQPQASPEAQPPGAPASSAPSPCDEASSAPSTDSTPEAPVNPAEPAASEGESPSSAPQEEAPGAGPT; encoded by the coding sequence ATGGACACTGCTATGGAAGTCAACCTGGGTGCTGCTGGCCACGGGCCCCGCACAGAGCTCGACGATGAGGACTACCCCCAGGGCGGCTGGGACACGGTCTTCCTGGTGGCcctgctgctcctggggctgccagCCAATGGGCTCATGGCATGGCTGGCCGGCTCGCAGGCCCGGCAGGGAGCGGGCACGCGGCTCGCCCTGCTTCTGCTCAGCCTGGCCCTCTCTGACTTTTTGTTCCTGGCGGCAGCAGCCTTCCAGATCCTGGAGATCCAGCATGGAGGGCACTGGCCACTGGGGACGGCCGCCTGCCGCTTCTACTACTTCCTGTGGGGTGTGTCCTACTCCTCCGGCCTCTTCCTGCTGACAGCCCTCAGCCTGGACCGCTGCCTGCTTGCGCTGTGCCCTCGCTGGTACCCTGGGCACCGCCCAGCCCGCCTGCCCCTCTGGGTCTGTGCCGGGGTCTGGGTGCTGGCCACCCTCTTCAGTGTGCCCTGGCTGGTCTTCCCCGAGGCCGCCGTCTGGTGGTACGACCTGGTCATCTGCCTGGATTTCTGGGACAGCGAGGAGCTGCCACTGCGGATGCTCGAGATCCTGGGGGGcttcctgcctttcctcctgCTGCTTGTCTGCCATGTGCTCACCCAGGCTGCCGCCTGCAGAACCTGCCGCCGCCAGCCCGGCTCCACGGCCTGCCGAGGCTTTGCCCGCGTGGCCAAGACCGTTTTGTCAGCCTATGTGGTCCTGAGGCTGCCCTACCAGCTGGCGCAGCTGCTGTACCTGGCCTTCCTGTGGGACCTCTACCCCGGCTACCTGCTCTGGGAGGCCCTGGTCTACTCTGACTACCTGATCCTGCTCGACAGCTGCCTCAgtcccttcctctgcctcctggCCAGTGCCGACCTCCGGACCCTGCTGCACACCGTGCTCTCCTCCTTTGCCGCAGCTCTCTGTGAGGAGCGGCCAGGCAGCTTCACTCCGGCTGAGCCACAGACCCAAGCGGCCTCTGGGGATCAGACTGTACCAGGGCCAGTGGCTGAGGCCCAGCCACAGGTGAACCCCACAGCCCAGCCACTGTTGGAGTCCGCGGCCCAGCCACAGTCAGACTCTCTGGTCCAGCCTCAGCTgaaccccagggcccagccccagGAGAACCACGAGGCCCAGCCCCAGCTGGATGCTGGGGCCCAGCCACAGGCAAGCCCTGAGGCCCAGCCCCCTGGAGCCCCGGCcagctcagcccccagcccctgtgaCGAagcctcctctgccccctccacGGATTCCACCCCAGAGGCCCCTGTGAACCCAGCCGAACCTGCTGCCTCTGAGGGAGAAAGCCCCAGCAGCGCCCCCCAGGAGGAGGCCCCGGGTGCAGGCCCCACGTGA